The window ATTGATACACCTTTACACGGTTTCTTACCTTTTAAACATATCGATCACCTGCATCCTGACGCGGCAATTGCTATTGCGGCTGCAAAAGATGGCAAAAAGATCACTGAAGAATTATTTGGTGGTAAAATAGGTTGGGTTGAATGGCAAAAACCAGGTTTCGACCTTGGCCTGCAATTAAAACAATGTCTTGACGAGAACCCCGGCATCCGTGGTATCATGTTAGGCTCGCACGGGTTATTTACCTGGGGTGACACTGCTTACGAAAGTTACATGAACACGCTTGAGGTTATTGAGCAATGTGCTGAGTATCTTGAACAAAACTATGGTAAAAAAGGCCCCATCTTTGGTGGCCAGAAAATACAAAGCCTGCCGGAAGCCGATCGTAAATCGCAAGCGGTAGCTTTAGCCCCAATATTGCGTGGTTTTTGCTCGTCAAAAACTAAAATGATCGGTCACTTTACCGATGATGCACGTGTATTGGAGTTCACCAACTCCAACGACTTAGGCCGTTTGGCACCATTAGGTACCAGCTGCCCCGACCACTTCCTGCGCACTAAGATCAGTCCGCTGGTATTGGAATTAGCACCGGGTGAAGATCTGAGCGATGTTGCCGCTTTGAAAGAGCGTTTAGCCCCGGCATTTGAAGCTTACCGCAAAATGTACGAGGATTATTACAACACTTGCAAACACCCGAACAGCCCCGCCATCCGCGATGCTAACCCGGTTGTTATTTTATATCCGGGTGTAGGTATGTTCACTTTTGCTAAAGATAAGCAAACCGCGCGTGTAGCTGCTGAATTTTATATCAACGCTATCAACGTGATGAAAGGCGCTGAAGCAATTTCTGAATACACCTCGTTACCACGCCAGGAAGCTTTCAATATTGAATACTGGTTGTTGGAAGAAGCTAAATTACAGCGTATGCCTAAGCCGAAAATCTTGTCGGGCCGTATTGCTTTAATTACCGGCAGCGCTGGTGGTATTGGTAAAGCTATCGCCAAAAAGTTTGCTGAAGAAGGCGCGGTAGTGGTGTTGAACGATATGAACGCTGAACGCCTTGCAGAAGCAGGCGAGGAATTTAAAAAGCTATTTGGTAAAGATGTATATGCAACCGCTGTACTTGACGTGACCAAAGGCGATGATATTGCCGGTGCTGTTGCTACAGCTATCCTGGCATTTGGCGGGGTAGACCTGATCGTTAACAATGCTGGTTTATCTATCTCAAAAACCATTGCCGACCATACCGAAAAGGACTGGGATTTATTATACGATGTATTGGTAAAAGGCCAGTTTATGGTTACCCAGGCTGCTGTTGCTGTAATGAAGAAACAGGATATCGGTGGCGACATTATCAATATAGTTAGTAAAAACGCTTTAGTTAGCGGGCCAAATAATGCTGGCTACGGCAGCGCCAAAGCTGCGCAATTGCACCTAAGCAGGTTAAACGCCGCTGAACTGGGTGTAGATAAAATCCGTGTAAACGTGGTTAACCCTGACGCGGTGATCAGCGATAGCAATATTTGGGCTGGCGGCTGGGCCGAAGGCCGCGCTAAGGCTTACGGTATTACTGTGGCTGAATTGCCTGCTTACTACGCAAAACGTACCTTATTGAACGAAATCATATTACCGGATGATATTGCCAACGCTTGTGTGGCCCTTACCGGTGGCTTGCTCAATAAATCGACAGGAAACGTACTTAACGTTGATGGTGGCGTAGCTGCGGGATTTGTACGATAGTGAGTAGTTGGATCAGGTTGATTAAGTAGTTTATACTTAATCAACCTGATCCAACTTAATTAACTAATACCTATGGATAGAGTAGCATTCAAAATGAAACTGTTTCCCGGCCAGGAAGCGGAGTATAAAAAGCGTCACGACGAAATATGGCCCGAGTTATCGGCGTTATTAAAGGAAACCGGCGTAAGCGATTATTCCATATTTTTAGATGAGGAAACCCTGAGCCTGTTCGGTGTTTTAAAAGTAACCGATAAGGCTTTATTAGATACGCTTCCTGCCAAGGCAATAATGCAGAAATGGTGGGCCTACATGGGCGATATTATGGAAAGCAATCCCGATAATTCACCAGTAAGCGTATCATTAAAAGAGGTTTTTTATTTACCATAACCAATTAGAACCAAGAAATTATGCAGATAGAGAAATATAAAATAGACGAGGCTAACAACCAGCAAGCTGCCGCACATCAGCGCAAGTTTGATTTTGTAGCCGAAGGCGTTGCCAATCTTGATGAAGTGATGGGCAAACTGGCCGAATTTAATATTGCTATACCAAGCTGGGCATTGGGCACAGGCGGCACCCGCTTTGGCCGTTTTTCAGGTGGTGGCGAACCACGTTCGTTAGAAGAAAAAATTGAGGATATTGGCGTGCTGCACGCGCTTAACCGTTCAAGCGGCGCTATATCTTTGCATATTCCATGGGATATCCCAAAAGACGCGAAAGCTATTAAAGCCTTAGCCGCTCAGCATGGCCTGCGCTTTGACGCCATGAACTCTAATACGTTCCAGGATCAGGCAAATCAGCCGTTAAGTTATAAGTTTGGTTCTTTGCAGCACGTAGATAAAAACGTGCGCAAACAAGCGGTTGAGCACAACATTGAAGTAATTAAACAAGGGATTGAGTTGGGCTCAAACGCGTTAACCGTTTGGTTGGCCGACGGCTCAAGTTTCCCTGGTCAGTTAAATTTCCGCAAGGCTTTTGAAAATACTTACGAAAGTTTACAAGAAATATACGCGGCTATGCCAGACGATTGGAAAATGTATTTGGAATACAAATGCTACGAGCCAAACTTCTATTCAACTACAGTAGCCGATTGGGGCCAATCGTTATTGTATGTAAACAAGCTGGGGCCTAAAGCTTATACTTTGGTCGATTTAGGTCACCACCTGCCGAACGCCAACATCGAACAAATAGTTTCACTATTGCTAATGGAAGGTAAACTGGCTGGTTTCCACTTTAACGATTCGAAATATGGTGATGATGACCTGACTGTAGGCAGCATTAACCCATACCAGTTGTTCCTGATATTTAACGAGCTGGTTGAAGGCATGGATGCCCGCGGCATGAACCACGCTAACGACCTGGGTTGGATGATTGATGCATCGCACAACGTTAAAGACCCTATTGAAGACCTGTTACAGTCGGTAGAAGCGATTAAAATTGCTTACGCCCAGGCTTTATTGGTTGATAAGAAAAAATTGGTTCAGGCGCAGCTAAATAACGATGCGGCCCTGGCGCAGGAAGTATTACAACAAGCCTACCGTACAGATGTACGCCCTCTGGTAGCCGAATCACGTTTACGTGCAGGCGGCGCGTTAGATCCAATTGGCGCATTCCGTGACATGCAGGTAAGAAGCAATTTAATTAAAGAACGCGGTGAGAAAACCGTTGCAACCGGTTTATAATGACAAGTATACCCGTAATAGCAATTTTTGATATAGGAAAAACGAACAAAAAGTTTTTCCTGATCAATGAGTATTACAAAATTGTGCTGGAGCGTACTACTGCTTTCGCGGAAACAACCGATGATGATGGCGACCCCTGCGAGGATGTGGCCATGATGAAGCAATGGGTAGCCGATACTTTGCACGATGCTTTATCACAAAAAAAGTTCGATATCCAGGCTATAAATTTTTCTACCTATGGCGCCAGCTTTGTACACCTGGACAAGAATAATGAAGTTACCGCGCCGCTATGTAATTATCTGAAGGATTTCCCTGAAGATCTGAAACAAGAGTTTTATAGCAAGCACGGGGGCGAAGCCAGGATAGCCCAGGAAACAGCATCGCCGGTTTTGGGTAACCTTAACTCGGGCATGCAGTTATACCGCATTAAGTATCGCAAACCTGAGTTATTCGATCGAATAAAATATTCATTGCATTTGCCGCAATATTTAAATCATTTGGTAACGGGCAAATACTATTCGGATATTACCAGCATTGGCTGCCACACGCAACTGTGGGATTTTAAAAAGAACACTTATCACGATTGGGTTTACCAGGAACATATCGACAGGATATTGGCGCCGATATTCCCTTCGGATAAAGTAGACGTGCTGGAAATTGAGGGACATCCGCGCGCGGTGGGGGTAGGCTTGCACGATAGTTCGGCTGCGCTGATACCTTATCTGGCCAATTTTGCCGAACCGTTTGTGTTAATATCTACCGGTACCTGGTGTATTAGCCTGAATCCGTTCAATAATAACGTACTTACACCTGATGAGCTAACTAAGGATTGCCTATGCTATATGGAATACCATGGCAGGCCGGTAAAAGCTTCAAGGTTGTTTGCGGGTAACGAACACGAACAGCAAACCAAACGTTTAGCAGCCCATTTTGATAAGCCCGGCTTCTACTATAAATTGGTAGCGTACGATCCGGACCTGGTGCCATCGGCGCAAGCGGTAACTACTAATGGTGCCGATCAGCCATTGTTAAAGCAATCGGCCTTTGTAGACCGCGACCTGAATACCTTTAAAACCTACGAAGAAGCCTATCATTGCCTGATAGCCGACATAATGCAGCAACAAAAAGCATCTACAGACTTGGCTATCCAGGATACGCAGGTGAAACGCATTTTTGTAGATGGCGGGTTCAGTAAAAATCCTATCTATATGAATTTGCTGGCCAAGGCCTTCCCTCATTTCGAGGTGTATGCTGCTTCTGTTGCGCAAGCTACGGCTATTGGCGCCGCGCTTGCTATTCATAAATACTGGAACAATAAACCATTACCAGCCGATATGATCGAGCTGAAATACTATGCAGTCGCACAAAATATTGAAATATGATGCGAGTCATTTTTTAAATCCCGGGGGCAAACACATGTTGTTTGCCTTTTTATTTAGCGGGATTTTTCAGTTACTTGCTATTGCAGCTCACGGTCAGCAACCCGCGCGCTTATGGCATGGTATTGAACGCGAAATACGTTACCATCCAGATGGACAGGATTTTGTAATTCAGAATGGTAAGCGCCGCTTTAATCGCGCGTTATACGGTACTAACACCGCTTTCCGTGTTGAAGCCGGCGACCTGCCCGAATTTGCTTTGTATCTGCCGGGCATGGGCGGTAATTTAAAGTTTGGCTTAGTTAGCGGCGATAAAAGCAAATGGTTGATCAATGCCGCATCTATTGAAGCCCGTTACCGACCCGGGACAATGATCTATAAAATTAAAGACGAGTTATTGGGCGGGGGTGTATTAAACATCCAGGTACTTGCAGGGGCCGACGATGAAAATATCATTGTCAAAGCAACATTATTAAATACCAGCAAACCGGTAAAACTATTATGGGCATTTGGTGGCGCCACGGGTAAAAAAATCTCGCGTGATGGCGATATTGGCGCCGACCCGGAATCATCATTTTATCTGCAACCCGATTACTGCAAGGGCAACGTTTACACCACCGGTGAACAACAATTTACACTCAATTTTAGCGGCAAAGCCTTAAGCGAAACCGGACGATATGAAATTGACCACACCGGTACGGCAGCAAAAACTGAATCAGTGACCAAAAATGTGGTATACGGCATTTATCCCGCATCAACACAAATACATATTGCTGACGCGAACGCGCAGGAATCACCATTGCAATTGTTCAATTCCAAAGGCGGGGAACTGCCTGTGATTACCGGTGTGACGGAGGCCATAGCTGGTAAAGACTTGTATTGGGCAATCCAAAACGGAAAAAGTCTGAATTCCGCTAATCCTGCGCAATTATTCACAAAATCAGAACAAAATCGCCAAAAACTTGCTTCCCGTGTTACTGTTAAAACACCTGATCCATATATCAACACGCTGGGCGGTGCATTGAGTATTGCGGCTGATGGTATCTGGGAAAGCCCCTCGTATATGCATGGAGCAGTGGCCTGGCGCATGCGTTTACCCGCCTGGCGCGGGCCCTATGTGGCCGATCCGCTGGGTTGGCACGATAGGGCATGGTCGCATTTTAGCAGTTATGCCCTCTCGCAAATAACCGAACCACTTACCGGCCCCGTTGTAGCAGATACTGCTTTACATTTAGCAAGACAGAAGGAAGAATTGGGGACATCCATGTTCAGCAGTGGCTATATCAGCCGTAACCCTGGTGGTAAAATAGTGCCTCACCACTACGATATGAACCTGGTTTATATTGATGAACTGCTAAATCATTTTAAATGGACGGGTAATTTAGAAGAGGTTAAAAAGCTTTGGCCAACCATTAAACGCTCATTGGCCTGGGAGAAACGCAATTACGATGCTGACGGTGATGGTTTATATGATGCCTATTGCGCCATTTGGGCAAGCGATGCCCTGCAATATAGCGGCGGCGGGGTAACACATTCATCGGCTTATAACTATCGCGCCAACCGTGATGCCGCTTATTTGGCCAAACTTGTCGGCGAGGACCCAAAGCCTTACGAGCAGGAGGCTGCGCATATTCTTAATGCTATTAATAAACAATTATGGATTTCATCCACGGGTAGTTATGCTGAATATAAAGACCTGCTTGGTGAAAAACTATTACATCCATCAGCGGGATTGTGGACGGTTTACCACGCAATAGATTCGCAAGTGCCTGATGCTTTTCAAACCTACCAGGCTTTACGATATGTAGATACACGTATTCCGCATATTCCGGTTATTGCCAAGGGTTTAACGGGTGATAATCACCTATTGTCTACTACAAACTGGGAACCGTATGATTGGTCGTTGAACAATGTTGTGATGGCCGAGAACCTGCATACTGCCCTGGCTTATTGGCAAGGTAACCGCGCAGAAGATGCTTATCAATTGTGGCGCAGCGCCATCATCGAAAGTATGTATTTGGGTGCCAGTCCGGGTAACTTTCAGCAGATATCTTTTTACGATGCCGTGCGTGGCGAACTATACCGCGATTTTGGCGATCCGATTGGAATGGCTGCGCGTTCGCTGGTTGAAGGGTTGTTTGGTATCCGGCCGGATCTATTGCATAATACAGTTGTTATTAAACCTGGTTTCCCTGCCGGGTGGGATCATGCGTCGTTGGAAATACCTGATGTGAGATTTGATTTTAAGCGCAGTGGTAACATCGATGCTTACAGCATTATCCCAGCATTTCAAAAGCAAGCTGATCTGCAATTTGAAATTCCTGCACGATTTGATCGTATAACGGCTATAACTATAAACGGTAAGGTAGTGAAATGGACAGTAGCCGGTGAGGCAGTTGGTCAGCCCATATTAAAGATATATGCTGGCAGACTTAACAAATACAATATTAAAGTTATCTGGAGAGGAACTAAGATAAAACCCTCGAATGAGCCGAAAGCAGGGGCAAAGGTGTTCGACCCGCAGAACGTTTATCATCAGACGAACATTGTTAATGGTAGTCATACTTATTTTTATCAGCATAAGCAGGGATTATTTACATGGTGGCAACCAGTAAACAAAACAATTACAGACACTGTTAAACATTTGGCTACTCAAGTTTGGGTAGCTAAAGGCTTTAAATCAGAATTGATTGATCTGAAACCTTACTTCAATGATAAAGTCACCAATATTTTCAAAAATCAATATTTATCCCCACGACCGAAATCGCCAACGTTACAGTTACCTACGCAGGGGATAGGTAACTGGGCATACCCGTTGGTTACGGCTAATATTGACGATAGTGGTTTAAAAAAAGCCGTTATTAATGGCGTGTTTACTATCCCGCAAGGCATACCGTTTGCCACATCTGCTGGCAATGAGAAAAACATCCTGTTCACATCACAATGGGATAACTTTCCAAAACAGGTAACTGTGCCATTATCGGGCAAAGCCGCACACGCTTATTTCCTGATGGCAGGATCGACCAATCCAATGCAATCGAGAATGGTAAACGGCACTATTACTGTAACTTATACCGATGGAGCTAAATCTATACTTGAATTGAAAAACCCTGAAAACTGGTGGCCTATAGAGCAGGATTGCATGAATGATGGCTTCGCCTTTAACACAAATGCGCCGAAACCTTTACGCGTGCATTTAAAAACCGGCGAGGTAACAGCAGATGTGAAGAAGTACAGCAGCATAAAAGGGTTTAGTAATACCGCTATTGATGGCGGCGCGGCAACTGTGCTGGACCTGCCGCTGGATAAAACAAAAGAATTAAAAAGCCTGACACTTGCCACGCATACTAACGATGTGGTGATAGGGCTAATGGCAATAACATTGATAAGGGAATAATACTATGAAAAAACTATTTATTATCACCATCCTGGCGGCATGTGCTTTTATGGCATCGGCACAGAAAACCGCTAAAAAACCAAATATTATCATCATCCTGGCCGATGATATGGGCTATTCCGATATCAACTGTTTCGGTTCGGATATTCAAACACCCAATATTAATGATTTGGCCAAAACGGGTTTGGTAATGACACAGTTTTACAATGCCTCGCGCTGCTGTCCGTCGCGTGCTTCGCTGCTGACAGGTTTATACCAGCATCAGGCAGGCGTAGGTGATATGGTAAATACCCGAAAAGAGCCAGCTTACCAGGGCTATCTGAACCATAACTGTGTAACCATTGCCGAGGCTTTAAAAGCAGGCGGCTATAACACTTATATGGCCGGTAAATGGCATGTAGGCACCGCGCCCGAAAACTGGCCGGTTAAACGCGGGTTCGATCATTATTTTGGTTTGATAGATGGTGCAGGCAGTTATTTCAATCCAACGGCTTCATATCGCCCTAACCAGCACTTAACTGTAGCGCTGGATGATAAGCCATTTACACCCGGCCCGAATTGGTATTCGACTGATAATTATGCCGATTATGCGGTGAAATACATTAAAGACAACAAGGGTACCGGCAAGCCATTCTTTTTGTACATGGCGTTTACCAGTCCGCACTGGCCTTTGCAGGCTTTGCCCGAAGATATTGCCAAATACAAAGGCAAATTTATGAAAGGCTGGGATGTATTACGTGAAGAGCGCCTGAAAAAGATGATTGCCCTGGGTATTGTACCAAAAGATACCAAGCTATCGCCGCGTGATAAAAACGTGCCGGAATGGAACTCGTTGACCGATGCTGAGAAGGTAGATTTTGATGATAAGATGGCGGTATATTCAGCTATGGTAGATAGGATGGATCAGAACATTGGCCGCATCCGCAAAGCGCTGAAGGAAACTGGTGTTGATCAGAATACCCTGATCATGTTCTTGTCGGATAACGGTGCCAGCAGCGAATACACCAAAGGTAACGGCTTCCTGCCCGAGATCATCGCGGCCAGTAAAAAACCAGCCAGCGACCCGACATCATTTACTACCTACGGTTTCCCCGGGGCTAACGTGAGTAATACACCGCTGCGTCTGTTCAAACACTGGGAATATGAGGGCGGCACAGCAACACCATTCATCGCCAACGCGCCGTCTATTATTAAAAAACATATGCAAACCGACCAGCCGGGACACTTGATAGATTTGATGGCTACCTGCCTGGATATTGCCGGTGTGCCATACCCTAAAACTTATAATGGAAATGCCATTACTCCAACCGAGGGGGTTAGCTTATTACCGTTGATGCAAGGCAAGAACTGGCAAGGAAATAAAGCGCTGTTCTTTGAGCACGAAGGCAACCGCGCAGTACGCCAGGGCGATTGGAAACTTGTATCGCAATACCCTGAAAATCAATGGGCGCTGTACAACATAAAAACAGATAGAGCAGAATTAAACGACTTAAGTACCCAATACCCCGAGCGCGTTAAGCAAATGGAGGCCCTTTATAACGAATGGGCGCCGCGGGCAGGGGTAGTGCCTTTTGAAAAATTGGGCAAGGGCAAGGGGGATATGTGATCTTCTCAAATCGGGTTACTGTAATGGCTATTTTAAAGATGGATAAATATTATCGTGATGAATTTGTTACATAATTAAGGGTGTTATGCAGGATAGCACAGGATGCTCAATATAACAGCATGGCATAACTTTAAAATTGTATAAACCGTCAATTTACAGTATCCAATTAACCTGTTAACCCTATGCTGATGCGATCATCTTTAAAGATCATATTGTCAATACTATGCCTGTCTGTTTCTGCACAATTATTTGCGCAGGATGTAAAAACCAGCTTTAAATTCGATTTTGGCAGCGGGAAGGCGGCTAAGAGCTACACCAAAATTACACCGCAGGATACCACAGCCGATAAAACTGGGTATGGGTTCGACTTCGGTTCAAAGGTTACAGCGGTTGTTCGCGACGCGAAAAAATCACTCACCGGCGATTATATCACCAGCGATAAACCGTTCTATTTTTCAGTAAACATACCCGAAGGGAATTATAAGGTTACTGTTACGTTGGGCGATATCAAGGGTACAAGCACGGCAACAGTAAAGGCCGAATCGCGCAGATTGATGCTGGAAAAAGTACAAACCAGCAACGATACTAAAAAGATCAGTTTTATAGTCAACATCCGCAAGCCGCAAATAAGTACCGGTGGCGAAGTGCGCCGTAACCCGCGCGAGATTGGTAAATACGATTGGGACGACAAGCTAACCCTTGAATTTAACGACACCCAGCCCTGTGTTGACGCGGTAGAAATCGAAAAGGTTGACGACCAGATCACCATCTTCCTTGCAGGCAACTCAACCGTTGTTGACCAGGATGAAGAACCCTGGTGCGCCTGGGGGCAAATGATCACACGCTTTTTGAAACCGGGGGTCGCAGTTGCCGATCACGCGGAATCGGGGCTTACCCTGGGAAGTTTTTTAGGCAGCCACCGATTGGATAAGGTGTTAAGTGTAGCAAAACCTGGTGATTACTTGTTTATTGAATTCGGTCATAACGATCAGAAAGAAAAAGGCCCTAATGATGGCGCCTGGAAATCATACACTGAAAGGTTCAAAACTTTCATCATCGCGCCCGGGAAAAGCAAATGATCCCGGTAATTGTCACCTCGACTGCCCGCCGCGAATTTAATGATAGCGGAAAAGTCGTAAATACCCTTGGCGATTTCCCCGCCGCTGCACGCAAGGTGGCCAAAGATATGAACGTTGCCCTGATTGACTTAAATGCCATGACCACTAAGTTTTATGAAGCTTTAGGCAAAGAAGGTTCAACAAAAGCGTTGGTGCATTATCCTGCTAACACATTCCCCGGACAAACAAAGGCATTGGCGGATAATACACACTTTAACAGTTATGGTGCTTATGAGATAGCCAAATGTGTAATGGAGGGTATTAAAAGCAATCATTTAGGGATTGAAAAATATATTATAGACAAATCAACGTTCGATCCATCGCATCCTGATCCGGTAGAAAGTTTCAGTGTACCGCCCAGCCCTAAATGGAGTAACGTAAAACCAGCGGGAAATTGATGAAAATAATTGCTTACATATTACTGGTGATGTTTGGATGCTGCATGTATGCCCAAGCACAGGGAATAAAGAAACCTATCCCCGATAAATTGGTGGTACTTACTTTTGATGATGCTGTTTTAAGTCATTACACAAACGTGGCGCCGTTACTAAAAAAATATGGTTTTACAGCCACTTTTTTTGTGTGCGAGTTTGGCGGCAAGCCCGATTTTAGTGATAAAACCAAATACATGAGCTGGGAGCAGGTTGCCGAACTCAGCAAAATGGGTTTTGAAATAGGCAACCATACCTGGCATCATACGCATGTAAATAAGATTATTGACGAGAAACTAAACTCGGAGCTAAGTTACATAGAGCAAAAATTTGATGAGTACCATATCCCTAAGCCCGTAAGCTTTGCATACCCGGGCTATGATACCAGTCGCCGGGCAATTGAAGTTCTTAAAAAGAAGGGCTACAAGTTTGCCCGCGGCGGATGGGATAGGGTATATGACCCAAAAACCGACGAGCCAATGCTGATGCCAGGCTATACCACCCACAGTGAAAAAGCCGATGCTGCCTACGATATTTTAAAACAAGCTAAAGGTGGCAAAATAGCTGTGCTAACTATCCACGGCGTGCCGGATGATGCGCATCCCTGGGTAACTACCTCGGTTGAGATTTTTGAAGGTTACCTGAAGTTTCTGAAAGAGAACCATTACAAAGTGATCGCCATGCGCGACCTGAATAAATATGTTGTTACCAATTGAACCTGAATAAATTGACCATATGAAAAAGAAATTGATTTTGCTTGCGCTGATATTTGTACAGGCAGGCTTGCTGACTGTTAAAGCCCAGGAAACGATGGAAACCGGTGGCAAAGAAATGCCCAACGAGTGGATTGACAAAGATACCGGCCATAAAGTGGTGCGCCTATCGCGCCGACCGGGCACCAGCAATGCCAGTTTCTATTTCAATAATTATTGCTTTGTACCCCAAGGCAGTAAAGGCGATTTGATGGTGTTTTATGGCAGCGTAGCCGATAAGGCTATGGGAAACCAGTTATTTACTGTGAACTTGAAAACGCTGGAAATTAAACAACTGACCAATCACAAGGCGATAGCGGGAGAAATGGTTTGCCCCAAAACTAACGACGCCTATTATCAAAGCGGGGATAGCGTTTTCGCGGTGAATGCCATTACAGGTAAAAACAGGTTCATCTATGCGTTCGATCCATCGTTTAAAGGGCGCGTCGGTACTGTTAATGCCGATGGTACTTACCTGGCCTGCGTAAAAGCAACCGGTGACCTGGAACGCCAGATACACGAAAAATATCCGGAAAAGAGTCAGTACTTCAATCGTATTTATGATGCGCATATCGAACATATCCTTTATAAGCTTAATGTCAAAACAGGTGAACTGACCGAGATACACCGTGAGAATGAATGGACTAATCACCTGCTGTTCTCGCCAGTTGATCCGGATATCCTTTCTTATTGCCACGAAGGGCCCTGGGAAAAGAATGACCGTATCTGGAATATCAACATCAAAACCCTGAAAAATACACTGATGCACAAACGCACGATGGTGAATGAGATTGCCGGTCACGAATTTTTTGGTATCGGTGGCCAGCACGAGTGGTTCGACCTGCAAAAACCGAAAGGCAAAACCTTCTTTTTAGCGGCTTTTGATATGAAAACAGGCAAAGAAGACCGCATGTATGAAATGGACAGGAACGAATGGTCGATACACTTTAACGTAACCAAGGATGAGAAAACTTTCTGCGGTGATGGCGGCGATCCGGGACAGGTAGCCAAAGCGCCCGATGGGGAATGGCTATACCTATTTAAGCCAAACGGCGACAGGTTAAAATCGGAAAAGCTGGTGAATATGAAACACCACAACTATAAGCTGGAGCCCAACGTGCATTTCTCGCCCGATGAAAAGTGGATCATCTTCCGTGCTAACTTTGAGGGGGTGGAGCAAACCTACGCGGTGGAAATAGCGAAACATTAACTAACGTCATTAGTCATTGAGACATTAGGTCATTTTATATTTAACGTTCATGTCATTTCATAAACATATCAAAATAGCTGTCGCCGTTGCGCTTTCTTTAGGTACTTATAACGCTATGGCGCAAATTGCCTGGCCGGTTATTACCAAACAAACCAAACCCTGGGCACGCTGGTGGTGGGAAGGCAGCGCAGTAAACAAAAAAGACTTAACCTGGAACATGGAAAGCTATAAAGCTGCCGGTTTGGGGGGCTTGGAAATTACACCTATTTATGGGGTAAAAGGCCATGAAAGTGAGTTTATCACTTACCTGTCGCCGCAATGGGTAAGTATGCTGCAATATACTTTGCAGGAAGGTAAACGCCTGAATATGGGAATTGACCTGGCCAACGCTACAGGCTGGCCATTTGGTGGTCCGTGGGTTACCAGCGAAGATGCCAGTAAGGAAATGTTCTGGAAAACATATAGCGTGAAAGGCGGCGAAAAACTAAATGAAGCAGTAGCTTTTACTCAACAACCACTGGTACGTGCCG of the Mucilaginibacter boryungensis genome contains:
- a CDS encoding TIM barrel protein, with amino-acid sequence MQIEKYKIDEANNQQAAAHQRKFDFVAEGVANLDEVMGKLAEFNIAIPSWALGTGGTRFGRFSGGGEPRSLEEKIEDIGVLHALNRSSGAISLHIPWDIPKDAKAIKALAAQHGLRFDAMNSNTFQDQANQPLSYKFGSLQHVDKNVRKQAVEHNIEVIKQGIELGSNALTVWLADGSSFPGQLNFRKAFENTYESLQEIYAAMPDDWKMYLEYKCYEPNFYSTTVADWGQSLLYVNKLGPKAYTLVDLGHHLPNANIEQIVSLLLMEGKLAGFHFNDSKYGDDDLTVGSINPYQLFLIFNELVEGMDARGMNHANDLGWMIDASHNVKDPIEDLLQSVEAIKIAYAQALLVDKKKLVQAQLNNDAALAQEVLQQAYRTDVRPLVAESRLRAGGALDPIGAFRDMQVRSNLIKERGEKTVATGL
- a CDS encoding bifunctional aldolase/short-chain dehydrogenase, which encodes MSVNTIDFKHVSYLWDDAKAAELAGDEVALLIYRSNLLGADLRLTNYGGGNTSCKAMAKDPLTGEEVEVMWIKGSGGDIGTLKKSGLAALYVDRLRSLKNVYRGIEHEDEMVELFNHCIYDLASKAPSIDTPLHGFLPFKHIDHLHPDAAIAIAAAKDGKKITEELFGGKIGWVEWQKPGFDLGLQLKQCLDENPGIRGIMLGSHGLFTWGDTAYESYMNTLEVIEQCAEYLEQNYGKKGPIFGGQKIQSLPEADRKSQAVALAPILRGFCSSKTKMIGHFTDDARVLEFTNSNDLGRLAPLGTSCPDHFLRTKISPLVLELAPGEDLSDVAALKERLAPAFEAYRKMYEDYYNTCKHPNSPAIRDANPVVILYPGVGMFTFAKDKQTARVAAEFYINAINVMKGAEAISEYTSLPRQEAFNIEYWLLEEAKLQRMPKPKILSGRIALITGSAGGIGKAIAKKFAEEGAVVVLNDMNAERLAEAGEEFKKLFGKDVYATAVLDVTKGDDIAGAVATAILAFGGVDLIVNNAGLSISKTIADHTEKDWDLLYDVLVKGQFMVTQAAVAVMKKQDIGGDIINIVSKNALVSGPNNAGYGSAKAAQLHLSRLNAAELGVDKIRVNVVNPDAVISDSNIWAGGWAEGRAKAYGITVAELPAYYAKRTLLNEIILPDDIANACVALTGGLLNKSTGNVLNVDGGVAAGFVR
- the rhaM gene encoding L-rhamnose mutarotase, translated to MDRVAFKMKLFPGQEAEYKKRHDEIWPELSALLKETGVSDYSIFLDEETLSLFGVLKVTDKALLDTLPAKAIMQKWWAYMGDIMESNPDNSPVSVSLKEVFYLP
- a CDS encoding FGGY-family carbohydrate kinase encodes the protein MTSIPVIAIFDIGKTNKKFFLINEYYKIVLERTTAFAETTDDDGDPCEDVAMMKQWVADTLHDALSQKKFDIQAINFSTYGASFVHLDKNNEVTAPLCNYLKDFPEDLKQEFYSKHGGEARIAQETASPVLGNLNSGMQLYRIKYRKPELFDRIKYSLHLPQYLNHLVTGKYYSDITSIGCHTQLWDFKKNTYHDWVYQEHIDRILAPIFPSDKVDVLEIEGHPRAVGVGLHDSSAALIPYLANFAEPFVLISTGTWCISLNPFNNNVLTPDELTKDCLCYMEYHGRPVKASRLFAGNEHEQQTKRLAAHFDKPGFYYKLVAYDPDLVPSAQAVTTNGADQPLLKQSAFVDRDLNTFKTYEEAYHCLIADIMQQQKASTDLAIQDTQVKRIFVDGGFSKNPIYMNLLAKAFPHFEVYAASVAQATAIGAALAIHKYWNNKPLPADMIELKYYAVAQNIEI